From a region of the Streptococcus ruminantium genome:
- the pbp2b gene encoding penicillin-binding protein PBP2B has protein sequence MKKKRHQPFEHSGNFIAVRLNILFSIVILLFIILVLRLADMQIVNHDFYSNKLSTASQKIISNGSIRGQIYDAKGKPLVENQIQQVVSFTRSNKMSTQDMKDVANKLLRWVGVSNVTITRRDKADYYLANQEIYKKVVASLPDNKRYDTDGNYLNESTIYSNAVDSIPDEALQYSDEENKAVELFKQMSGATYFSTINLVTDPLSAEQVAHIVANENQLPGISTTNNWQRRILQTSLSSIIGTVTSEQAGLPAEDADYYLSKGYSSNDRVGTAYLEKQYEEVLQGQREKKEINLDRNGNVESMKTIQEGQQGNNIKLTIDLTFQDGVNAILKRHFENELATGSALYSEGVYAVALNPSTGAVLAMSGYSHEKGSSNITENALGTITSVFTPGSIIKGGTISSGWENGVIHGNQVQLDEPIYFAGSAPITSWYGTYGSFDIDATQALEYSSNVYMVKIALGLLGQTYSANMFLNDGETLKNAMTKLRSTFAEYGLGAQTGIDLPLESTGFLPNDYTTANFITNAFGQFDNYTPMQMAQYVATIANKGTRVSPHLVEGIYANNAQGGLGELIKTVSGKEMNQVNISADNMELLRQGFYQVVNGNGRFNTGSAIGQGASVTISAKTGTAETYTTTPSGEVITAVNTNVVAYAPSDHPKIAVAVVLPNLTNQNSTTTKTITREIINLYQSLSPMN, from the coding sequence TTGAAAAAAAAGCGACATCAACCATTTGAACATAGTGGGAATTTTATTGCTGTTCGTCTAAATATCTTATTTTCCATTGTGATTCTTTTGTTTATCATTCTCGTCTTGCGCTTAGCAGACATGCAGATTGTCAATCATGATTTTTATAGTAATAAATTGTCCACAGCTAGCCAAAAAATCATTAGTAATGGTTCTATACGTGGGCAAATCTATGATGCTAAGGGGAAACCTTTGGTTGAAAATCAAATCCAGCAGGTAGTGTCCTTTACACGGTCCAACAAAATGTCAACTCAAGACATGAAAGACGTAGCTAATAAACTCTTGCGGTGGGTTGGTGTTTCCAATGTAACTATCACTAGGAGAGATAAGGCAGACTATTATTTAGCCAATCAAGAGATTTATAAGAAAGTCGTTGCCAGTCTTCCTGATAATAAACGGTATGATACAGATGGAAACTACCTTAATGAGTCAACTATATACTCCAATGCTGTCGATAGCATTCCTGATGAGGCTTTGCAATATTCAGATGAAGAAAATAAGGCAGTCGAATTATTCAAGCAGATGAGTGGAGCTACCTATTTTTCGACAATCAATCTGGTGACAGATCCCCTTTCTGCGGAGCAAGTTGCGCATATTGTAGCGAACGAAAATCAGCTCCCAGGCATTTCAACAACCAACAACTGGCAGCGCAGGATTTTACAGACTTCCTTGAGTTCCATTATCGGTACGGTAACAAGTGAGCAAGCTGGTTTACCTGCGGAGGATGCAGATTATTACTTATCTAAGGGCTATTCTTCCAATGATCGAGTGGGGACAGCTTACCTCGAAAAACAATATGAAGAAGTGTTACAGGGACAACGTGAGAAAAAAGAGATCAATCTCGATCGAAATGGCAATGTCGAAAGTATGAAGACCATTCAAGAAGGTCAGCAAGGAAATAACATCAAATTGACGATTGATTTAACTTTCCAAGATGGAGTCAATGCTATTCTTAAGCGCCATTTTGAAAATGAACTAGCTACTGGTAGTGCCCTTTACTCAGAAGGAGTATACGCTGTCGCATTGAACCCTTCTACCGGTGCAGTACTTGCTATGTCTGGTTACAGCCATGAAAAAGGCTCCAGCAATATTACAGAGAATGCCCTTGGAACCATCACTAGTGTCTTTACACCAGGTTCCATTATCAAGGGGGGTACGATTAGTTCCGGTTGGGAAAATGGAGTCATTCATGGCAACCAAGTGCAGCTAGATGAACCCATTTACTTTGCAGGCTCAGCACCGATTACATCGTGGTATGGTACTTACGGTAGCTTTGATATTGATGCGACTCAAGCTTTAGAATATTCTTCCAACGTGTACATGGTGAAAATTGCCCTTGGGCTTCTTGGGCAGACGTATTCGGCTAATATGTTTCTAAATGATGGAGAGACCTTGAAAAACGCCATGACCAAACTTCGTTCAACTTTTGCTGAGTATGGTCTAGGCGCACAGACAGGTATTGACCTTCCCTTGGAGTCTACTGGTTTCTTGCCAAATGATTATACAACAGCCAATTTTATCACAAATGCATTCGGTCAGTTTGATAACTATACGCCTATGCAGATGGCTCAATATGTAGCTACGATTGCAAATAAGGGAACTAGGGTTTCGCCGCATCTTGTTGAGGGGATTTATGCTAACAATGCTCAAGGTGGTCTGGGAGAATTGATTAAAACGGTATCAGGGAAGGAAATGAATCAGGTGAACATTTCGGCTGACAACATGGAGCTTCTCCGCCAAGGTTTTTATCAGGTTGTCAATGGTAACGGTCGCTTTAATACTGGTAGTGCCATCGGTCAAGGTGCTTCTGTGACGATTAGCGCCAAGACAGGTACAGCTGAAACTTACACAACGACCCCTTCTGGAGAAGTGATAACAGCAGTCAATACCAATGTAGTGGCCTATGCGCCGAGTGATCATCCAAAGATTGCTGTCGCAGTTGTGCTACCGAACTTGACAAACCAAAATTCGACGACAACCAAGACGATTACCCGAGAAATTATTAATCTGTATCAGTCACTTTCCCCAATGAACTAA
- the recR gene encoding recombination mediator RecR, which produces MLYPTPIAKLIDSYSKLPGIGIKTATRLAFYTIGMEDDVVNEFAKNLLAAKRDLSYCSVCGNLTDQDPCAICQDTTRDQSTILIVEDSRDVTALENIQEYHGLYHVLHGLISPMNGIGPDDINLKSLLTRLMENEVTEVIVATNATADGEATSMYISRVLKPAGIKVTRLARGLAVGSDIEYADEVTLLKAIENRTEL; this is translated from the coding sequence ATGCTTTACCCTACACCGATTGCTAAATTGATTGATAGCTATTCCAAATTGCCAGGTATTGGTATTAAGACAGCGACTCGCTTAGCTTTCTATACTATTGGTATGGAAGACGATGTTGTCAACGAATTTGCAAAGAATTTACTAGCAGCCAAGCGCGATTTATCCTATTGCTCCGTCTGTGGCAATTTAACAGATCAGGATCCCTGTGCTATCTGTCAAGATACAACGAGGGATCAATCGACAATTTTGATTGTAGAAGATAGTCGCGATGTGACTGCATTAGAGAATATTCAGGAATATCATGGTCTCTATCATGTTCTACATGGCTTGATTTCACCGATGAATGGTATTGGTCCAGATGACATCAATCTGAAAAGCCTCTTGACACGACTCATGGAAAATGAAGTAACAGAGGTTATTGTAGCTACTAATGCTACTGCAGATGGAGAGGCGACTTCTATGTATATTTCACGCGTCCTTAAACCAGCAGGGATTAAGGTAACCCGACTGGCACGAGGATTGGCAGTAGGTAGCGATATTGAATATGCAGATGAAGTAACCCTACTCAAAGCAATTGAAAATAGGACGGAGTTATGA
- a CDS encoding D-alanine--D-alanine ligase yields MSKETLILLYGGRSAEREVSVLSAESIMRAINYDKFFVKTYFITQTGDFIKTQEFSQTPSADEKLMTNATIVEAQKVHLSNIYEENAVVFPVLHGPMGEDGSIQGFLEVLRMPYVGANILASSVAMDKITTKRVLESVGIPQVPYVAIIEGESIEEKIVEIEDKLTYPVFVKPANMGSSVGVSRADDRTSLRAALNLAFTYDSRILVEQGVNAREIEVGLLGNADVRTTLPGEVIKDVAFYDYDAKYIDNKITMEIPAKIEKTIMDRMRKNASKAFRAIGGCGLSRCDFFLTEDGEIFLNELNTMPGFTQWSMYPLLWDNMGLTYPDLIEELVSLAKEMFEKRESHLI; encoded by the coding sequence ATGTCAAAAGAAACCTTGATTTTATTATATGGTGGACGTTCAGCGGAGCGTGAAGTATCTGTCTTATCCGCAGAAAGTATCATGCGGGCTATCAATTACGATAAATTTTTCGTCAAAACCTACTTCATCACACAGACAGGTGATTTCATCAAAACTCAAGAATTTTCTCAGACACCGTCCGCTGATGAAAAGCTCATGACCAATGCGACTATCGTTGAAGCTCAGAAAGTTCATCTGAGCAATATTTATGAAGAGAATGCGGTTGTTTTTCCAGTTCTCCATGGTCCAATGGGAGAGGATGGTTCTATCCAAGGTTTTCTGGAAGTCCTTCGTATGCCATACGTAGGAGCTAATATCCTAGCCTCAAGTGTAGCTATGGATAAGATTACTACCAAGCGAGTTTTGGAGTCGGTGGGAATTCCCCAAGTCCCTTATGTGGCGATAATTGAGGGTGAGTCAATCGAAGAAAAGATTGTAGAGATTGAAGATAAGCTCACGTATCCAGTTTTTGTTAAGCCAGCCAATATGGGATCGAGTGTCGGCGTTTCAAGAGCTGACGATAGGACAAGTCTACGTGCAGCCCTGAACCTAGCTTTTACGTATGATAGTCGTATTCTTGTGGAGCAAGGAGTAAATGCGCGCGAGATTGAAGTTGGTCTTTTGGGAAATGCTGATGTAAGAACAACCCTTCCGGGTGAAGTCATTAAAGATGTTGCCTTTTATGACTACGATGCCAAGTACATCGACAATAAGATTACAATGGAAATTCCAGCTAAGATTGAAAAAACAATCATGGATAGGATGCGAAAAAATGCCTCTAAGGCCTTTCGTGCGATTGGTGGTTGTGGCCTATCTCGCTGTGATTTCTTCCTGACAGAAGATGGAGAAATCTTCCTAAATGAGTTGAATACCATGCCTGGATTTACCCAGTGGTCTATGTATCCATTGCTTTGGGATAATATGGGGCTTACCTATCCAGACTTAATCGAAGAATTGGTTAGCTTGGCTAAGGAAATGTTTGAAAAACGCGAAAGTCACTTAATTTAA
- a CDS encoding OsmC family protein: MYQTIVKGKRLFQTSSQGYGDPITTFGVTDQGETPVSLVNIALASCVAMCIQGYYASQEGNKTMSVQVESQLENQHFRLNIGIGEEVALEKQKEILAYIEQKCKVKALLKEDLMIETRFFVLESVE, translated from the coding sequence ATGTATCAAACGATAGTAAAAGGAAAGCGATTGTTTCAAACGTCATCCCAAGGTTACGGGGATCCGATTACGACTTTTGGTGTAACAGATCAGGGAGAAACGCCAGTCAGTCTGGTCAATATCGCTCTGGCTTCCTGTGTAGCCATGTGTATCCAAGGCTACTATGCCAGTCAGGAAGGAAATAAGACTATGTCTGTCCAGGTGGAGAGTCAGTTGGAAAATCAACATTTCAGGCTAAACATTGGAATTGGTGAAGAGGTAGCACTAGAAAAGCAGAAAGAGATTCTTGCTTATATAGAGCAGAAGTGTAAGGTTAAGGCTCTTTTGAAAGAGGATTTGATGATTGAGACAAGATTTTTTGTTCTAGAAAGTGTGGAGTAA
- a CDS encoding ABC transporter permease has product MFLAIEEMWQNKLRYGLILGLLILISYLVFFLTGLAYGLMQENRAAVDKWQADYILLHPDSNRLIPASKIDVALINQVKGADKALIRQQAGVAYVDEKAKERITIFAVEADSFIAPNVVEGRLYEKNSEIVVDKTLSEVDGFGLGDQVYLSGADEKVTIVGYTDNAYFGVAPVVYMNFAAFSERMQADKRQPTSSNLANAIVVRGEIRDVPDNLEKIAIADFIENLPGYKAQNMTFGFMIGFLIVISAIVIGIFIFVLTTQKSPIFGLMKIQGLSNAYISGSVLAQTFLLAGLGTVTGLVGTYLSSFILPSSVPFENNWLFYTVIGLALVLFALLGASFSVRSIFKVDPLQNLS; this is encoded by the coding sequence ATGTTTTTAGCAATAGAAGAAATGTGGCAGAATAAGTTACGTTATGGCTTGATTTTAGGTCTGTTGATCCTGATTTCTTATTTGGTTTTTTTCTTGACAGGTTTAGCTTATGGTCTGATGCAAGAAAATCGAGCAGCAGTGGATAAATGGCAAGCAGATTATATCTTGCTTCATCCAGATAGTAATCGCTTGATTCCTGCATCAAAGATAGATGTGGCCTTGATTAATCAAGTGAAGGGGGCTGATAAGGCTCTTATCCGCCAACAGGCTGGGGTTGCTTATGTAGATGAAAAGGCCAAGGAAAGGATCACTATTTTTGCAGTTGAGGCAGATAGTTTCATTGCTCCAAATGTTGTTGAAGGACGCTTATATGAAAAAAACAGCGAAATTGTCGTAGACAAGACGCTATCAGAAGTAGATGGCTTTGGTTTAGGAGATCAAGTTTATCTATCAGGTGCTGATGAAAAAGTAACCATTGTAGGATATACAGATAATGCCTATTTTGGTGTAGCACCAGTTGTTTATATGAATTTTGCAGCTTTTTCAGAACGAATGCAAGCAGACAAACGACAGCCAACTAGCAGCAATCTTGCTAACGCTATTGTCGTTCGTGGAGAAATAAGGGATGTTCCAGATAATCTCGAAAAAATTGCGATTGCAGATTTTATTGAGAATTTACCGGGCTACAAGGCACAAAATATGACTTTCGGTTTTATGATTGGTTTCTTGATTGTTATTTCGGCTATTGTTATTGGAATTTTCATTTTTGTGTTAACAACTCAAAAATCACCGATTTTTGGTTTGATGAAAATTCAAGGTCTCTCCAATGCTTATATCTCTGGATCAGTGCTAGCTCAGACCTTCCTGTTGGCTGGCTTGGGAACAGTTACTGGATTAGTTGGAACTTATCTATCATCTTTTATTTTGCCAAGTTCGGTGCCATTTGAAAATAACTGGCTCTTCTATACAGTAATCGGCCTGGCTTTGGTCTTGTTTGCTCTTTTAGGTGCCAGCTTTTCTGTGCGTTCTATCTTTAAGGTAGACCCATTGCAAAATCTATCTTAG
- a CDS encoding ABC transporter ATP-binding protein — MKTLIFENISKTFQDGSQTITALKSTNFSIEEGDFVAIIGPSGSGKSTFLTVAGGLQTPSTGHVLINQSDYSALSEKKRAQLRYKDIGFVLQASNLIPFLTVEKQLTLVDKINKNVNPSKRQELLAELGVDHLKNKFPKDLSGGERQRVAIARALYNDPSLILVDEPTASLDTERAYEVVELLAKESKERKKSIIMVTHDQRMIEKCDKVYEMKDGMLTQVR; from the coding sequence ATGAAAACACTTATTTTTGAAAATATTAGTAAGACCTTCCAAGACGGTAGTCAGACTATTACAGCTTTAAAGTCAACCAATTTTAGTATTGAGGAAGGCGATTTTGTTGCTATTATTGGACCATCAGGTTCTGGGAAATCTACTTTTCTAACAGTAGCTGGAGGTCTGCAAACACCATCGACAGGTCATGTCTTAATCAACCAATCAGACTATTCAGCTTTGTCTGAGAAGAAACGGGCTCAGCTTCGCTATAAGGATATTGGTTTTGTCTTACAGGCTTCAAACCTGATCCCTTTTTTGACGGTCGAAAAGCAGTTGACCTTGGTGGATAAAATCAATAAGAATGTCAATCCTAGCAAACGTCAGGAACTGCTAGCAGAATTGGGGGTTGACCACCTCAAAAATAAGTTTCCTAAGGACCTTTCAGGAGGTGAGCGACAGCGCGTGGCTATTGCACGGGCCCTTTACAATGATCCGAGCTTGATTCTGGTTGACGAGCCTACTGCTAGCTTAGACACCGAACGTGCCTATGAAGTAGTAGAACTTCTAGCCAAGGAGTCAAAAGAACGTAAGAAATCCATTATTATGGTGACGCATGATCAACGTATGATTGAAAAATGTGATAAAGTGTACGAGATGAAAGACGGTATGTTGACTCAAGTTCGGTAA
- a CDS encoding UDP-N-acetylmuramoyl-tripeptide--D-alanyl-D-alanine ligase: protein MKLHLHEIAQALSAKNDISTYPDRTLNKVEFDSRKIETGDLFVPLKGVRDGHDFIPVAFDNGCAVTLSEKSLDVPHILVDDCLAALQKLAAYYLEKTGVEVIAVTGSNGKTTTKDMIHDVLATTYKTYKTQGNYNNEIGLPYTILHMPDETEKLVLEMGQDHLGDIHLLSKLAKPSLSVITLFGEAHLEFFGSREQIAQGKLQIADGMSAGGELIIPADPIAEAHLPINQKIIRFGDGADLQLTSLIESKDSLNFTVNFINGEIFLPVTGKYNATNAMIASYVGKSLGVAEEAIKSALANLNLTRNRTEWKKAANGADILSDVYNANPTAMRLILETFSTIPANEGGKKIAVLADMKELGQESVALHNQLILSLSPDVLDTVIFYGQDIEGLAQLASQMFPIGKVYFFRKNADQDQFEDLVSQVQTVLGKHDQILLKGSNSMNLAKLVEFLAG, encoded by the coding sequence ATGAAATTACATCTACACGAAATTGCTCAGGCATTGAGCGCAAAAAACGATATAAGTACCTACCCTGATAGGACTCTTAACAAGGTTGAATTTGATAGCCGCAAGATTGAAACAGGAGACCTTTTTGTTCCTCTTAAAGGTGTGCGTGACGGTCATGACTTTATTCCAGTTGCTTTTGATAATGGCTGCGCAGTTACTCTATCTGAGAAAAGCCTTGATGTTCCCCATATTCTAGTTGATGATTGCTTGGCTGCGCTACAAAAATTAGCTGCCTACTATCTAGAAAAAACAGGTGTTGAGGTCATAGCAGTCACTGGCTCAAACGGAAAAACAACGACTAAGGACATGATTCATGATGTTCTAGCAACGACTTACAAAACCTATAAGACCCAGGGCAACTATAACAATGAAATCGGCCTGCCTTATACCATCCTTCATATGCCAGATGAAACAGAGAAACTAGTTTTGGAAATGGGGCAGGATCATCTTGGCGATATTCATCTGTTATCTAAACTTGCCAAACCCAGTCTATCGGTTATCACGCTTTTTGGCGAGGCGCATTTAGAATTCTTTGGATCGCGTGAGCAGATTGCGCAAGGGAAATTACAGATTGCAGATGGCATGTCTGCTGGAGGCGAACTGATTATTCCGGCTGATCCAATCGCAGAAGCCCATTTACCTATCAATCAAAAAATCATCCGTTTTGGAGATGGTGCTGATCTGCAGCTAACAAGCCTAATCGAATCCAAAGACAGTTTGAACTTTACGGTCAACTTTATCAACGGGGAGATTTTCCTTCCCGTGACGGGGAAATACAATGCAACGAATGCTATGATAGCTAGTTATGTTGGGAAGAGTTTAGGTGTGGCAGAGGAAGCTATTAAATCCGCTTTGGCCAACCTCAACCTAACTCGCAATCGTACCGAGTGGAAAAAGGCAGCAAACGGTGCAGATATTCTCAGCGATGTTTACAATGCCAATCCAACAGCAATGCGCTTGATTTTGGAAACTTTTTCAACCATTCCAGCCAATGAAGGTGGTAAGAAAATTGCAGTTTTGGCGGATATGAAGGAGTTGGGACAGGAATCTGTTGCCCTCCATAACCAACTGATTTTGAGTCTGTCGCCAGATGTTTTAGATACGGTTATTTTCTACGGTCAAGATATTGAGGGCTTGGCTCAGCTAGCCAGTCAGATGTTTCCGATTGGTAAGGTTTATTTTTTCCGAAAAAATGCAGATCAGGATCAATTTGAGGATCTAGTCAGTCAAGTACAGACAGTTCTTGGTAAGCATGATCAGATTTTGCTCAAAGGCTCCAATTCGATGAATCTGGCGAAATTGGTTGAGTTCTTAGCAGGTTAG
- a CDS encoding YwaF family protein, translated as MTEFFTNHISKAPSLSLSGYLALILIFFALMYLSCCFYQKKWYRSLFWWLQFFQIVSLYSWYIAVSWPLSESLPFYHCRLAMLFILWAKPGPLKRYFAYLGLFGSLVAFIYPVFDPFAFPHLTFFTFVVGHYALAVNCLLYLLSDSQMEVLDRKEVVRYTVTMNTFLLFVNALLGGNYGFLSHTPLVNSRNIPLNFLLVTVIFCFAILSGQSMVAYLKKRDWSIVQD; from the coding sequence GTGACTGAATTTTTCACCAATCATATTTCTAAGGCACCATCTTTAAGTCTATCGGGATACCTCGCCCTTATTCTGATTTTTTTTGCCTTAATGTATCTTTCATGCTGTTTCTATCAAAAAAAGTGGTATCGTTCCTTGTTTTGGTGGCTACAGTTTTTCCAAATCGTGAGCTTGTATTCTTGGTACATAGCGGTATCTTGGCCCTTATCTGAAAGTTTACCTTTTTATCATTGTCGACTAGCGATGCTTTTTATTCTTTGGGCAAAACCAGGTCCATTGAAACGTTATTTTGCCTATCTGGGTCTCTTTGGTTCATTGGTCGCTTTTATCTACCCTGTCTTTGATCCCTTTGCTTTTCCTCATTTGACATTTTTCACCTTTGTGGTGGGGCATTATGCACTAGCTGTCAACTGTCTCCTTTACCTGCTATCTGATTCGCAAATGGAAGTCTTGGATAGGAAAGAGGTGGTAAGATATACGGTCACCATGAATACTTTTCTACTTTTTGTGAATGCACTACTTGGTGGAAATTACGGTTTCTTAAGTCATACACCTCTAGTTAATAGTCGAAATATTCCTTTGAATTTTCTATTGGTAACGGTTATATTTTGTTTTGCAATTTTGTCAGGTCAGTCTATGGTAGCCTACTTGAAGAAGAGAGACTGGTCAATCGTTCAGGACTGA
- a CDS encoding cation-translocating P-type ATPase — protein MNKHIKGLSNKEVQERIQARQTNHFKTKSSASNWEIFRRNVFTSFNALNFAIFLALLAVQAWSNLFFFGVIVLNAFSGILTEWRARRMIDKLNLMNKDLVRVVRDGQIVSIDPEDIVLDDLLLLSAGEQVPSDALVIQGTAEANEAMLTGESDLILKNQGTELLSGSYLVSGQVYAQVTHVGADNYANKLMLEAKTHKPIVSRILYNMDKIAKFTGKIIIPFGLALFLEAFFIKLLPLKDSVVTSSTALLGMLPKGIALLTITSLLTAVIKLGMKNILVQEMYSVETLARVDVLCLDKTGTITQGKMTVDKLLPLANRYSLDTIQHILAAYIQTSEDNNSTAQAIRNAYGQLQHSYTASHLIPFSSDRKWGAMMIEGVGQVFLGAPEMLLTENPPAVHEAQTRGSRVLILALSQTNLHSTKGELPQDIEPLALLEIADPIREDAAETLAYLRSQEVTLKIISGDNPVTVSHIAKEAGFTDYASYIDCSKVSDEELVAQAEATAIFGRVSPHQKKLLIQTFKAQGHTTAMTGDGVNDILALREADCSIVMAEGDPATRQIANLVLLESEFRDIPEILFEGRRVVNNIAHIAPIFLIKTIYSFLLGLICIASIALGKAEYLLVFPFIQVQMTLIGQFVEGFPPFVLSFERNIRPVEKHFLRKSLLLALPNALMVVISILAFHLMQVYGGLTSSDMQTLSYYILGSTGVLAVIRACLPLTKVRFALIVYSVFGFFIGSHFLHHLVEIRPLSDYTLMIYLGLMVVFTPVFFWVSYKQGAFKQA, from the coding sequence ATGAATAAGCATATAAAAGGTTTATCAAACAAAGAAGTACAAGAACGTATCCAGGCTCGGCAAACCAATCACTTTAAAACCAAAAGTAGCGCCAGTAACTGGGAAATATTTAGAAGAAATGTCTTTACATCCTTTAATGCCTTAAACTTTGCTATTTTTTTGGCACTACTAGCTGTTCAAGCTTGGTCCAATCTCTTCTTTTTCGGGGTTATCGTCCTCAATGCCTTTTCAGGCATTTTAACAGAATGGCGTGCCCGACGAATGATTGACAAACTCAATCTTATGAATAAAGATTTAGTGCGAGTAGTACGGGATGGACAAATAGTTTCCATAGATCCCGAGGACATTGTCTTAGATGATCTTCTCCTGCTATCTGCTGGGGAGCAGGTGCCTAGTGATGCTCTAGTCATTCAAGGAACTGCCGAAGCCAATGAGGCAATGCTAACTGGAGAAAGCGATCTGATCCTAAAAAATCAGGGAACCGAATTATTATCCGGTAGCTACCTAGTCAGTGGGCAGGTTTATGCTCAAGTAACTCATGTCGGTGCAGATAACTACGCCAATAAACTCATGCTAGAAGCGAAGACCCACAAACCTATCGTTTCTCGTATCCTTTACAATATGGATAAAATTGCCAAGTTTACAGGAAAAATTATCATTCCCTTCGGACTCGCTCTTTTCCTAGAAGCCTTTTTCATCAAGTTACTCCCACTAAAAGACTCTGTTGTCACCAGTTCAACCGCTCTCTTAGGTATGTTACCAAAAGGAATTGCCTTATTGACAATTACCTCGCTCCTAACAGCCGTTATTAAGTTGGGGATGAAAAATATCCTCGTTCAAGAAATGTATTCTGTAGAAACGTTGGCTCGAGTTGATGTACTCTGTCTGGATAAAACTGGAACCATTACCCAAGGAAAAATGACTGTTGACAAGCTCCTTCCCTTAGCCAATCGCTATTCCCTAGATACAATCCAGCACATCTTAGCAGCCTACATCCAGACCAGTGAAGATAACAATTCTACCGCTCAGGCTATCCGGAATGCCTACGGACAGTTGCAACACTCCTATACAGCCAGTCATCTTATTCCATTTTCTAGTGATAGAAAATGGGGAGCTATGATGATTGAAGGAGTCGGTCAAGTCTTTCTTGGCGCACCTGAGATGCTGCTAACAGAAAATCCTCCGGCTGTTCATGAGGCTCAGACACGTGGATCTCGTGTATTGATTTTAGCCCTTAGCCAGACAAACCTCCACTCGACTAAAGGAGAATTACCTCAAGATATTGAACCACTTGCCCTCCTAGAAATTGCCGATCCGATTCGAGAAGATGCAGCAGAAACACTCGCCTACCTACGCTCGCAAGAGGTTACCTTAAAAATCATCTCTGGAGATAACCCTGTAACAGTATCACATATTGCTAAAGAAGCCGGCTTTACAGATTACGCTAGCTATATTGATTGCTCTAAGGTCAGCGACGAGGAGTTAGTAGCTCAGGCTGAGGCAACCGCTATTTTTGGTCGGGTTTCTCCTCATCAAAAGAAATTACTCATCCAAACCTTCAAAGCTCAGGGACATACAACAGCGATGACAGGAGATGGGGTCAACGATATTCTAGCTCTACGTGAGGCTGATTGTTCCATTGTCATGGCAGAAGGAGATCCTGCAACTAGACAAATCGCCAATCTAGTTCTGCTAGAGTCCGAGTTTCGCGATATTCCTGAAATTCTCTTTGAAGGACGGCGCGTGGTGAATAATATTGCCCATATCGCACCTATCTTTCTCATCAAAACGATTTACTCCTTCTTACTAGGACTTATCTGTATCGCTAGTATTGCACTTGGTAAAGCAGAATACCTTCTTGTCTTCCCGTTTATTCAGGTACAGATGACCTTGATCGGTCAATTCGTTGAAGGTTTCCCTCCTTTCGTCCTGAGTTTTGAACGAAATATCCGACCTGTTGAAAAACATTTTCTTAGAAAATCTCTCTTGTTAGCCTTACCCAATGCACTCATGGTTGTTATCAGCATTCTTGCTTTTCATCTGATGCAAGTCTATGGTGGCTTAACTTCTAGTGATATGCAAACACTGTCTTATTACATATTGGGGTCGACTGGAGTGTTAGCTGTTATTCGTGCCTGCTTGCCACTCACCAAGGTACGTTTTGCTCTCATTGTTTATTCTGTATTCGGCTTTTTTATCGGTTCACATTTTCTCCATCATTTAGTTGAAATCCGTCCACTCAGTGACTACACACTGATGATCTATCTGGGATTGATGGTCGTCTTTACACCTGTATTTTTCTGGGTTAGTTATAAGCAAGGTGCTTTCAAACAGGCCTAA